The Terriglobus roseus region GTCAGGTTCGCAGGCGGTTGGCCAGTTAGCACGGCGATGGCATGCTCCAGGCGCGTGCGCTGTACTTCAACATCTGTCTCCTGCACCTGTGCAGTTTGAAGCTGCGTGCGGGCCTGCGACACATCGCTAAGCGGTGCAGCGCCGCCGTCATAACGATCCTGTGTGAGTTGCAGGGCCTGCTGGAAGGCCTGCACTGTTTCGCTCAGCAGCTTCTGCTGTGCATCCGCGGCGCGCAAATCCATGTAGTCCTGCGCAAGTTCCGCGTGCAACGATAGCCGCAGATTCTCTTGATCGGCAGCGGTGGCTTGCGCCTGGTCGCCGGCAGATTCAATGGAACGCCGAATGCGTCCCCATAGATCCACTTCGTAATTCAAAGAGAAGGGAAGTGAAAGATCACCTACTCCGTTGGCACCGGCGAGGCTGCTGGACTGATTGAAGTATGGCTGGTTTGTCGATTGCCGGGTTGCTCCCAGGAAGGGCGCGACTCCGACTGTCGGTGCTCTGTTGGCGCGATAGTAGCTGACGTAGGCCTGAGCTGCGCGATAGTTCGCTTCCGCTGCTTTGAGCGATTGGTTTGCGCTATCTACCTTTGCTTCCAACGCATCCAGTTGCCCATCGCCAAACATTGCCCACCAATCACCACGCAGTTGTGCATCGGAGGGTTGTGCCGTCTTCCATCCCTCCGCTTCACCGAACGAGGCGGGAGGAACTTCCTTGAAGGCAGGTGGAGCCATGGATACCGGCTTTTGATACGTAGGGCCGACGCGGCAGCCAGTCAGCGTCAACGCCACAAGTCCAAGGCTGAGTAATGGCAGTTTCTTCATTACTCAAGCCCCTTCGGTGCAACTGTGCTGGTCACACGCACCTGCGCTCCGCTTACCAGCGAATCAGCAGGACTGAGTACGAGAGCATCCTGTGCCGTGATGCCTGAGAGCACTTCCACCGTGTCACCGTAGTCATGGCCAATCTTGATGGGCTTCAGTTGTACGCGGTCATCCTTCACCACGGCCACCTGTGCGCCCTGTGCGCGGAACAGCATTGTGTTGCTCGGAATGGTGAACGTTCCGGGTGCTCCGGGAAGATCGAAATGCACGAACACATACGCACCCGGACGTAGCAGGTTGTTGCGGTTGTCGATGTCTACTTCGACATTCAGCGTTCGGCTAGTGCGATCAATCGCGCTGGAGTTGCGGACGATATTGCCTGTAATGACTTGTCCCGGATTGCTATCCTGCGTGATCTTTGCAACTCCACCATTGCGGACGCGATCGGCATAGAGTTCAGGAATCGCTGCATAGACACGCATTTTGTTGGTATCTGCCAAGTG contains the following coding sequences:
- a CDS encoding efflux transporter outer membrane subunit, translating into MKKLPLLSLGLVALTLTGCRVGPTYQKPVSMAPPAFKEVPPASFGEAEGWKTAQPSDAQLRGDWWAMFGDGQLDALEAKVDSANQSLKAAEANYRAAQAYVSYYRANRAPTVGVAPFLGATRQSTNQPYFNQSSSLAGANGVGDLSLPFSLNYEVDLWGRIRRSIESAGDQAQATAADQENLRLSLHAELAQDYMDLRAADAQQKLLSETVQAFQQALQLTQDRYDGGAAPLSDVSQARTQLQTAQVQETDVEVQRTRLEHAIAVLTGQPPANLTIPRTPLTIAPPVLPVVPGMVPSQLLERRPDIAAAERRTASANEQIGIAQAAFYPTLSISAVAGFMGTSAVNWFTWPSRFFSVGPTFSQTLYDHGRRRSLTDVARAQYDNTVADYQQTTLTAFAQVEDNLAALRELQKEAVQQHAATASAQQSLDLFNVRYEGGVDTYLQVITWQTALLQNQRNDIDLQRRQLGATVLLVKALGGGWNTSQLPKP